In one window of Methanosarcina vacuolata Z-761 DNA:
- a CDS encoding RyR domain-containing protein, with the protein MTKKESKIVVAGDVTVDWFMYPVKARDKGDNWCLHDASHADVLPGGAALLTSFIKQSIEEEGILATVTGPELPEKKLRNFSPEKIIHSNAILGNFKTSGDKKTEVLRIKELSGYIGPQENKLPSWTPSVSNDANIEIVILDDAGNGFREMEKLWPEALESVENPIIIYKMSLPLLKGKLWEKISEKYHENLIVIINANDLRKTAGIHLSKSLSWDRTAKDLVFELQRSDALNSLRQCPYLVVSFGTDGAILYHRRKKGEDEAFIVFDPCLLEDSFASNIDGTMMGLTSIFTATLAKQLIKEGICGLTDGIKQGLANSRALLEIGYKINNNSRKIIINPKNSSPVYKFLIESFLKLDIYENNLRYPSLNEILKESTKHNYASSSIELPTDLKNADPKFWRILDNETLHIRQLVAREIVLKGNTKGLENVPICRFGEIETIDRAEIESYSAIKELITEFLSNPNPKNPLCFAVFGPPGSGKSLGVKQILKSIDPKEDRLKIISFNISQFDDYQDLISAFHKVRDIALSDKIPFVFFDEFDSDKDRQSLGWLKYFLAPMQDGEFKDGDTVHPIGNAIFVFAGGTRYTFENFVQNTHDNGQTTNLPPSDDVKADKNCDQSVENESVDKVFKDAKGPDFVSRLRGFINVMGPNRQRTKYDDDDTFIIRRAKVLRVLLEKDQTAAGLFNSKREISIDEGVLRAMLNVTKYKHGTRSMTALIEMSRLAGKNRFDLSALPVKKQLDMHVDADEFLFLAEKERYQSMLISQDLPNPKETSYLKRENEIVESVASSMATFIHGSFEELKTAAEDIPNKLWAINNGIRKVRGTSLSIPDITGEEIETFARLEYERLRRIRRFDELSNGKENMSQNNSILWLNDFNQLNEDEKDKYRQLVYKIPPILKKAGYEIYRLKKVEEITDPKVVERLARFHHTKYVEYRESKGETPDTNPSLVEFDKLPPDIREANFDNIRKIPEKLSWIDYKIRYFELANEQKEMTLTPEEIKKLAIREHDRWVWQKITQGWVYKEGKKDFVNKTSPFIVPWNKLPPDIRENDFNSVRLIPELLKEAGYEAYKPDSEKSD; encoded by the coding sequence ATGACAAAAAAGGAATCTAAAATTGTGGTAGCTGGAGACGTAACTGTTGATTGGTTTATGTATCCTGTCAAAGCCCGTGATAAAGGTGATAACTGGTGTTTACATGACGCATCCCATGCAGATGTACTCCCTGGAGGAGCAGCGTTATTGACCAGTTTTATTAAACAGTCAATTGAAGAAGAGGGAATATTAGCCACCGTGACGGGACCAGAGTTACCAGAAAAAAAGCTACGTAATTTTTCACCGGAAAAAATAATCCATTCAAATGCTATATTGGGTAATTTCAAAACTTCAGGTGATAAAAAGACTGAAGTTTTACGTATAAAAGAGTTATCAGGATATATTGGACCTCAAGAGAACAAACTACCATCGTGGACACCAAGTGTTTCAAATGACGCCAATATAGAGATAGTTATACTTGACGACGCGGGAAATGGATTTCGAGAGATGGAAAAGTTATGGCCTGAAGCCTTAGAGTCTGTCGAGAATCCAATTATTATATATAAAATGAGCCTTCCTCTTCTTAAAGGCAAACTTTGGGAAAAAATATCTGAAAAATATCATGAGAATCTCATTGTAATTATAAATGCGAATGATCTTCGAAAAACGGCTGGAATCCATTTAAGCAAGTCTTTATCATGGGATCGCACTGCTAAAGATTTAGTGTTTGAGCTGCAAAGATCAGATGCACTTAATTCATTGCGTCAATGTCCTTATCTTGTTGTGTCGTTTGGCACTGATGGAGCTATCCTTTATCATAGAAGGAAAAAAGGAGAAGATGAAGCCTTCATTGTATTTGATCCATGCCTCCTTGAGGACTCTTTTGCATCAAATATTGATGGAACCATGATGGGACTCACGTCGATCTTCACTGCAACATTGGCTAAACAACTGATAAAAGAAGGCATCTGTGGGCTCACAGACGGAATCAAGCAGGGACTTGCTAATTCACGCGCACTCCTTGAAATAGGATACAAAATAAATAATAATTCTAGAAAGATTATAATAAATCCCAAAAACTCATCTCCTGTATACAAATTTCTTATAGAAAGCTTCTTAAAATTAGATATTTATGAAAATAATCTTAGATATCCATCGTTAAATGAGATTTTGAAAGAGAGTACAAAACATAATTACGCCAGTAGTTCTATCGAACTGCCTACTGATCTTAAAAATGCAGATCCAAAGTTCTGGCGAATTCTTGATAATGAGACTCTCCATATACGACAGCTTGTAGCTAGGGAAATCGTCCTGAAGGGAAATACTAAAGGATTGGAAAATGTACCTATTTGCAGATTTGGTGAGATTGAAACCATTGACCGCGCCGAAATTGAGAGTTACAGCGCAATTAAGGAACTAATAACTGAATTCCTCTCAAACCCAAACCCCAAAAATCCTCTCTGTTTTGCTGTTTTTGGTCCTCCTGGTTCTGGTAAATCTTTAGGTGTCAAACAAATACTCAAAAGCATTGATCCGAAAGAAGACAGACTCAAAATTATATCATTTAATATCTCCCAATTTGATGATTATCAAGATTTAATCAGTGCATTTCACAAGGTACGAGACATAGCTCTTTCAGACAAGATACCATTTGTGTTTTTCGACGAATTTGATTCTGATAAGGACCGACAATCTCTAGGCTGGCTGAAATACTTTCTGGCTCCTATGCAGGACGGTGAATTCAAAGACGGAGATACAGTACATCCCATTGGAAATGCGATTTTTGTGTTTGCTGGTGGGACGAGATATACTTTTGAGAACTTCGTCCAAAATACTCATGACAACGGCCAGACTACCAATCTTCCACCATCTGATGATGTGAAGGCTGATAAAAACTGTGACCAAAGCGTTGAAAACGAATCTGTGGATAAAGTGTTTAAAGATGCGAAGGGACCCGATTTCGTTAGTAGACTCCGAGGTTTTATAAATGTCATGGGACCTAATCGTCAGCGCACAAAGTATGATGACGATGATACTTTCATTATTCGAAGGGCGAAAGTGTTGAGAGTATTATTGGAGAAAGATCAAACAGCTGCCGGTCTTTTTAACTCAAAAAGGGAAATAAGTATTGATGAAGGCGTCCTGAGAGCAATGCTAAACGTGACTAAGTATAAGCATGGTACTCGTTCCATGACTGCTCTTATTGAAATGAGTCGTCTGGCGGGTAAAAACAGATTCGATCTCTCTGCGCTTCCAGTAAAGAAACAGCTTGACATGCACGTAGACGCTGATGAATTCTTATTTTTGGCGGAAAAAGAACGGTATCAATCTATGCTTATATCTCAGGATCTTCCTAATCCCAAAGAGACTTCCTACCTCAAAAGGGAAAATGAAATTGTCGAATCTGTGGCTTCATCTATGGCAACGTTTATTCACGGGAGTTTTGAAGAACTCAAAACTGCTGCTGAAGACATTCCCAATAAACTTTGGGCCATCAATAACGGTATCCGAAAAGTAAGAGGTACGAGTCTGTCTATACCAGATATAACCGGAGAAGAGATTGAAACATTTGCTCGTCTTGAATATGAGCGGTTACGTCGAATTCGAAGATTTGATGAATTATCAAACGGTAAAGAAAACATGTCTCAGAATAATTCTATTCTGTGGCTGAACGATTTTAATCAACTCAATGAAGATGAAAAAGACAAGTATAGACAGCTAGTCTATAAAATTCCTCCTATACTCAAAAAAGCTGGATATGAGATATATCGTTTGAAAAAGGTTGAAGAAATCACCGATCCTAAAGTTGTCGAGCGTCTTGCTCGATTTCATCATACCAAATATGTTGAATATAGAGAGAGTAAAGGAGAAACTCCTGACACGAATCCGTCACTGGTTGAGTTTGATAAATTACCGCCAGATATCCGAGAAGCAAATTTTGATAATATAAGAAAGATTCCTGAGAAATTGAGCTGGATTGACTATAAAATACGATACTTTGAATTGGCTAATGAACAAAAAGAGATGACTCTGACGCCAGAAGAAATCAAAAAATTGGCGATAAGGGAACACGATCGCTGGGTATGGCAAAAGATCACGCAGGGATGGGTCTATAAAGAAGGCAAAAAGGATTTTGTCAATAAAACCAGCCCATTTATTGTTCCGTGGAACAAGCTTCCACCTGATATTCGAGAAAATGATTTTAATTCTGTTCGCCTTATTCCAGAATTGCTCAAAGAGGCTGGATACGAAGCCTACAAGCCTGATTCCGAGAAAAGCGACTGA
- a CDS encoding 50S ribosomal protein L37ae: MAKKFTKKGRISRSAGRFGARYGRKDRKLVADLEERMRAPHVCAKCARPTVKRIGTGIWKCSKCGHTFAGGTYIPYTSVGQTLLRTMKNVAEAK, encoded by the coding sequence ATGGCAAAAAAGTTTACTAAGAAAGGAAGGATTTCCAGGTCAGCAGGCAGATTCGGTGCCAGATATGGAAGAAAGGACAGAAAACTTGTTGCAGACCTGGAAGAACGCATGCGAGCTCCGCATGTATGTGCAAAATGTGCCAGGCCTACCGTAAAGAGAATTGGGACCGGCATCTGGAAATGCAGCAAATGCGGACATACCTTCGCTGGCGGAACTTATATTCCCTATACCAGTGTTGGCCAGACTCTGCTGCGGACGATGAAGAATGTTGCTGAGGCAAAGTAA
- a CDS encoding DNA-directed RNA polymerase subunit P, with translation MGYKCTRCKQKVEIDYEYTGIRCPYCGHRILVKERPTTIKRIKAE, from the coding sequence ATGGGTTATAAGTGCACTCGATGTAAACAGAAAGTGGAAATCGACTACGAGTACACAGGTATAAGGTGTCCGTACTGCGGACACAGAATCCTGGTAAAAGAGCGTCCTACAACCATTAAACGCATTAAAGCCGAGTAA
- a CDS encoding acyltransferase family protein, whose amino-acid sequence MVAEPTITVKEHYSGIDILKGILVIIVIIGHVLTGSLNNNIVRYIIYGCHIPLFLSVSGFLIRKEWIKQVSIKKLYKKYQYRMLTPWLFASITYIVITGTVSFNTLIDIFFRPYFHLWYVLSLFIMIIILWITYKLHTPNWFILLGSSLISLWWLYFFFLGKYPISGPNQPNPLYYLGDMRTYAYFLFFYLGHIGNKYQNKLGGMHILPVAAFTGCIYIFNFFDKLPAIVVAGSFIVLNISLAQYLLNYVVKLKVKKIRLLQPIGVHSLSIYLWHDMIILTTKHFISKYTDKSIYYTITFLSLGLFIYLIISKGQKSGYFPDER is encoded by the coding sequence ATGGTTGCCGAGCCTACAATAACAGTTAAAGAGCATTATTCTGGGATAGATATCCTCAAAGGAATTCTTGTAATTATTGTTATTATCGGTCATGTTCTCACCGGCAGCCTGAACAACAACATTGTAAGGTATATAATCTATGGTTGTCACATTCCATTATTTTTATCGGTCTCAGGGTTTCTAATCCGTAAAGAATGGATCAAACAAGTATCTATCAAAAAACTATATAAAAAATATCAGTATAGGATGCTCACTCCTTGGCTATTTGCTTCAATTACATACATTGTTATTACAGGAACAGTTTCATTCAACACACTTATTGACATTTTTTTTCGGCCGTATTTCCATTTATGGTATGTCTTATCCTTATTTATAATGATAATTATATTGTGGATAACATATAAGCTACATACCCCCAACTGGTTCATTCTGCTTGGTAGTTCCCTCATATCCCTATGGTGGCTCTATTTTTTCTTTTTGGGGAAATATCCAATTTCCGGCCCTAATCAACCTAATCCTTTATACTACCTGGGAGATATGAGGACTTACGCATATTTCCTATTCTTTTATCTGGGCCATATTGGAAATAAATATCAAAATAAACTCGGTGGAATGCACATACTACCCGTTGCGGCTTTTACCGGTTGCATTTACATATTCAATTTTTTTGATAAACTGCCTGCGATAGTTGTGGCAGGATCTTTTATCGTATTAAACATCTCGCTAGCCCAATACTTATTAAATTATGTTGTTAAACTAAAAGTTAAAAAAATAAGATTGTTACAACCTATCGGAGTGCATAGCCTGTCTATATATCTCTGGCATGACATGATAATACTGACCACAAAGCACTTTATAAGTAAATATACAGATAAATCAATATATTACACAATAACTTTCTTGTCTCTTGGATTATTTATTTACCTCATCATTTCAAAAGGGCAAAAATCCGGGTACTTTCCCGACGAAAGATAG
- the ade gene encoding adenine deaminase, protein MQKYRGIIVDAISRRKFKGEIAVENGKIISIEEKEHDIEQYILPGLVDAHVHIESSMTVPSVFARMAVARGTVAVVSDPHEIANVMGEEGIDYMLEDARKVPLKVFYGVPSCVPATPFESAGAVLDAEAVDRLLARDDLHYLSEMMNFPGVVLEFPDVIAKLESAKKYGKNIDGHAPGLRGADLQKYISAGIFTDHESFAYEEAVEKIKLGMKILIREGSSARNFETLYKLIDEYTESVMLCTDDSHPDTLIYEGHIDKLLRRGQEKGLDIYNLIKTAVINPVEHYGLNVGLLREGDPADFIIVDDLKSFNVLKTFIDGNCVYDDGKVLFSVDKAPAKNVFNRNKISIDDVKLALPASENNGGQMKKIRVIVAQDGELVTGQELAIPKLENGNLVSDPSRDILKMVVLSRYADDPVQIGFIKNIGLKKGAIASSIAHDSHNIIVVGATDEDIVEAVNRLVENQGGIVVGTKENLIDLPLEVSGLMSTLDGKEVAARYEQLNEEARKLGTSLLSPFMTLSFMSLLVIPELKLGDKGLFDVTKFEFVELFVRE, encoded by the coding sequence ATGCAAAAGTACCGGGGAATTATTGTTGATGCTATTTCCAGGCGGAAGTTTAAAGGTGAAATTGCCGTTGAAAACGGAAAGATCATCAGTATTGAGGAGAAAGAGCACGATATTGAACAGTATATCCTTCCAGGGCTTGTAGATGCCCATGTGCATATTGAAAGTTCGATGACCGTGCCTTCGGTTTTTGCCCGGATGGCGGTTGCAAGAGGTACGGTTGCAGTTGTTAGCGACCCTCATGAGATTGCAAACGTCATGGGAGAAGAAGGCATTGATTACATGCTTGAGGATGCCAGAAAAGTACCTTTGAAGGTCTTTTATGGAGTGCCGTCGTGTGTGCCGGCTACGCCTTTTGAATCCGCAGGAGCGGTGCTGGACGCGGAGGCTGTTGACCGACTGCTGGCAAGGGACGATCTTCATTACCTTTCTGAGATGATGAACTTCCCTGGGGTGGTTCTGGAATTTCCTGATGTAATAGCCAAACTGGAATCCGCCAAAAAGTACGGCAAAAATATAGATGGGCATGCTCCCGGTTTGAGGGGAGCCGATCTCCAGAAATACATTAGCGCAGGAATTTTCACAGACCACGAATCTTTTGCTTATGAAGAAGCGGTTGAGAAAATAAAGCTCGGGATGAAAATACTGATCCGGGAAGGAAGTTCAGCCAGGAATTTCGAGACTCTGTACAAATTGATAGACGAATATACAGAATCGGTTATGCTCTGCACCGATGATTCACATCCTGATACTCTGATATATGAAGGGCATATCGATAAGCTTCTAAGGCGCGGGCAAGAAAAAGGGCTTGATATCTATAATCTCATAAAGACAGCAGTGATAAATCCTGTGGAACACTATGGTCTTAATGTTGGACTGCTGCGCGAGGGAGACCCTGCCGATTTTATTATCGTAGATGACCTCAAATCATTCAATGTGCTGAAGACCTTTATAGACGGAAATTGCGTTTACGATGATGGAAAGGTCCTTTTTTCAGTTGACAAAGCTCCTGCAAAAAACGTTTTCAACAGAAACAAAATCTCAATTGATGATGTAAAACTGGCTTTGCCTGCTTCTGAAAATAACGGCGGACAAATGAAAAAAATCCGGGTAATAGTTGCCCAGGATGGAGAACTGGTCACAGGCCAGGAACTGGCTATTCCAAAACTGGAAAACGGAAATCTAGTTTCAGACCCGTCAAGGGATATTTTGAAAATGGTTGTCCTGAGCAGGTATGCTGATGACCCTGTTCAGATTGGTTTCATTAAAAATATAGGCCTGAAAAAAGGAGCTATTGCAAGCAGCATTGCCCATGATAGTCATAATATAATTGTAGTCGGAGCAACGGACGAAGATATAGTTGAAGCTGTCAACAGGCTGGTGGAAAACCAAGGGGGAATCGTTGTCGGGACCAAAGAAAATCTTATTGATCTTCCGCTGGAGGTTTCAGGCCTCATGAGCACTCTAGACGGAAAAGAAGTAGCTGCAAGGTACGAGCAGTTAAATGAAGAAGCCCGAAAACTGGGAACCTCGCTTCTGTCACCTTTTATGACACTTTCATTTATGTCGCTTCTGGTAATTCCTGAACTTAAATTGGGAGATAAAGGCCTGTTTGATGTGACAAAATTCGAATTTGTCGAACTTTTTGTGAGGGAATAA
- a CDS encoding efflux RND transporter permease subunit has translation MTILLIFFLLILISMQGAQKITMESGTETFVSKDSKLYQDYDHLYSNIFGTNSIIVMVEGNDVESADIMKSVDRLEHQLESTEGIVGITSPTSIIKEMNYKNTGRSQVPATDEEIKEIIDENPAIFGTLIPDHTHMLIYVTMAGSTTDNKQKEIITETEEAVKFSDFPPSYNLIVTGDPAYKIEMSEAMSTGMGPLLGLAAVFMVIVLSLVFRHVRWCLLPLPVVLLGIVYTFGAMGFLGIPLSMVSMSAFPVLIGLGIDYAIQFHNRIEEELNKDGNKSKAIISTIKHTGPAVLIALTMTALGFFSLFTSTVPMIKDFGKLLTIGILMCYLAAMFVGVVTVYIFDDISNNFQSKKRKKEPETTEIDADHVSSDKSKNNLVKHILEKVNNFSIKNNLLVLGIATLLCIGGIYADESVGAQTDTTSFAPQDLPALMDLNHMKDITGGTDTLNLIIKVKDTADPEVLEWIDKFSEHETQRQHIESTSSIVPLIKEYNGGTIPETRDEIEAIYNEIPESQKDRYVYGRNMLLLNLNIGNAVSDIKTTGIEELTGIIEKDIQWMQVPPGVTVTITGNPVVYIEVLGALTDGRILMTYLGLFLVLGGLLIVYRDWLKALAAIIPMFIVTGWSGLVMKFLGILYTPMTATMGALIIGIGCEYSVLMMERYFEEKDHGADPLQAIYRTSDSIGAALLASGSTVIGGFAALTISPFPLIGDFGTVTVIDIVLVLIATFMVFPPFIVLMDTWREKRRGIQAPQAKANNVKGADTQ, from the coding sequence ATGACCATACTTCTGATTTTTTTTCTTCTCATCTTGATATCAATGCAGGGTGCACAGAAAATTACTATGGAATCAGGAACGGAAACCTTTGTAAGCAAAGATTCGAAACTGTATCAGGATTATGATCACCTTTACTCAAACATATTTGGAACCAATTCCATTATAGTGATGGTAGAGGGGAACGATGTAGAGTCTGCTGACATAATGAAATCAGTAGATCGGCTTGAACACCAGCTAGAGTCAACAGAAGGCATTGTTGGGATCACAAGTCCGACTTCTATTATAAAGGAAATGAATTACAAAAATACAGGAAGGTCTCAGGTTCCCGCTACAGATGAAGAAATCAAGGAAATTATTGATGAAAATCCGGCTATATTCGGAACATTGATTCCTGATCATACACATATGTTGATCTATGTAACGATGGCCGGGTCCACCACAGATAATAAGCAAAAAGAAATAATAACGGAAACCGAAGAAGCTGTCAAATTTTCTGATTTTCCTCCTTCTTATAATCTCATAGTAACAGGTGATCCAGCCTATAAGATTGAAATGAGCGAGGCGATGAGCACCGGTATGGGACCATTGCTGGGACTTGCTGCCGTTTTTATGGTAATTGTATTAAGTCTTGTTTTTCGGCATGTTCGCTGGTGCCTCCTTCCTTTACCAGTGGTTCTACTAGGCATTGTTTATACTTTTGGAGCTATGGGCTTTCTGGGAATTCCATTATCAATGGTTTCCATGTCAGCTTTCCCAGTACTGATAGGGCTTGGTATTGATTATGCTATTCAGTTCCATAACAGAATTGAAGAAGAACTGAATAAAGACGGAAACAAGTCAAAGGCCATCATATCAACAATAAAGCACACAGGACCTGCTGTACTCATAGCGCTTACCATGACTGCTCTGGGATTTTTTTCCCTGTTTACATCCACAGTTCCAATGATAAAGGATTTTGGAAAACTTCTTACGATCGGCATATTAATGTGCTATTTAGCAGCCATGTTTGTCGGGGTAGTCACAGTTTATATTTTTGACGATATCTCAAACAATTTCCAATCGAAGAAAAGGAAAAAAGAACCAGAAACGACAGAAATAGATGCAGACCATGTTTCTTCCGACAAGTCGAAAAACAATCTGGTAAAACACATTCTTGAAAAGGTTAATAATTTTTCAATAAAGAATAATTTATTGGTACTCGGGATAGCAACTCTGCTCTGTATAGGAGGTATATATGCCGATGAGTCGGTGGGTGCCCAGACGGATACAACATCTTTTGCTCCCCAGGATCTGCCAGCCCTTATGGACCTGAACCATATGAAGGATATTACGGGGGGAACTGATACACTTAACCTCATAATAAAAGTAAAGGATACTGCTGATCCTGAAGTTCTAGAGTGGATTGACAAGTTCAGCGAACATGAAACTCAAAGGCAGCATATTGAAAGCACTTCAAGCATCGTGCCTCTAATAAAAGAGTATAATGGAGGTACAATCCCGGAAACCCGAGACGAAATAGAGGCAATATACAATGAAATTCCGGAATCCCAAAAGGATCGATATGTGTATGGCAGAAATATGCTTCTCTTAAATTTAAACATTGGAAATGCCGTGTCCGACATAAAGACTACAGGGATTGAAGAGTTAACCGGAATAATAGAGAAGGATATTCAGTGGATGCAGGTTCCTCCAGGCGTCACAGTTACGATCACAGGTAACCCGGTGGTTTACATTGAAGTTCTGGGTGCGCTTACAGACGGAAGAATTCTAATGACCTACCTTGGGCTGTTCCTTGTTCTGGGAGGACTGCTGATAGTTTACAGAGACTGGCTAAAAGCTCTCGCTGCCATAATTCCAATGTTTATAGTAACTGGCTGGTCAGGGCTGGTAATGAAGTTTCTTGGAATTCTATACACTCCTATGACTGCAACTATGGGGGCACTGATCATTGGAATAGGCTGTGAATACTCAGTCCTCATGATGGAAAGATATTTTGAAGAAAAGGATCACGGAGCTGATCCTCTGCAAGCTATATACAGGACGAGTGACAGTATCGGTGCCGCACTCCTTGCCTCAGGATCGACGGTTATTGGTGGATTTGCAGCTCTGACAATATCGCCTTTTCCTTTAATAGGTGACTTTGGAACAGTGACAGTTATCGATATCGTACTTGTCCTTATTGCAACCTTCATGGTATTTCCTCCTTTTATTGTATTAATGGATACCTGGAGGGAAAAAAGGAGAGGAATACAGGCTCCACAAGCAAAAGCAAATAATGTCAAGGGGGCCGACACCCAATGA
- a CDS encoding 4Fe-4S binding protein, with translation MVAKINPESCASCGSCIGECPACAISLNDDDVSFVIEDKCNDCGVCLDVCVHGAITII, from the coding sequence ATGGTAGCAAAAATTAATCCCGAATCCTGCGCTAGTTGTGGAAGCTGTATAGGCGAATGTCCTGCATGTGCAATTTCCCTCAATGACGATGATGTTTCATTTGTGATTGAAGATAAATGCAATGACTGCGGCGTATGTTTAGATGTATGCGTACATGGGGCAATTACCATCATATAA
- a CDS encoding GNAT family N-acetyltransferase, which translates to MEKSHIEIEGLKIRKMRRDEAEFVIQMEAGEGWIPGIHDGEIFYETDPDGFFIAEVEGEPVGCVSAVAYDDYYGFLGLYVVKPEFRNKGVGVKLTEKCLERMGNRNIGLDAVVENEKKYQNFMNFKSFYSNLRFEGRGGGEVPDGLVNVSDVPFESLLEYDREMFPAPRATFLENWIKQPDSYAFAAVETGKLKGYGVIRKCQIGYKIGPLFADDPITAEKIFLALKASIPYEAVYVIDVPEPNKKALEITRKYGMNVVFTTIRMYSQGEPGINLEKVYGSTTLELG; encoded by the coding sequence ATGGAAAAAAGTCATATAGAGATAGAAGGGCTAAAAATCCGGAAAATGAGGCGGGATGAAGCCGAATTCGTGATCCAGATGGAAGCCGGCGAAGGGTGGATCCCTGGTATCCATGACGGGGAAATTTTTTATGAAACAGATCCTGATGGTTTTTTTATTGCAGAGGTTGAAGGAGAACCTGTAGGTTGTGTCTCTGCTGTTGCATATGACGATTACTATGGTTTTCTTGGACTTTATGTGGTTAAACCCGAATTCAGGAATAAAGGAGTAGGTGTTAAATTAACTGAAAAATGTCTGGAGCGTATGGGCAACAGAAATATTGGGCTTGATGCGGTAGTGGAAAACGAAAAGAAGTACCAGAATTTTATGAATTTCAAGTCCTTTTATAGCAACCTTCGCTTTGAGGGAAGAGGTGGAGGCGAAGTTCCGGATGGGCTTGTAAACGTCTCAGACGTGCCATTTGAAAGCCTGCTTGAGTACGACAGGGAAATGTTTCCGGCTCCAAGAGCTACTTTTCTGGAAAACTGGATTAAACAACCTGATTCTTATGCCTTTGCAGCCGTTGAAACAGGAAAGCTGAAAGGATACGGCGTTATAAGGAAATGCCAGATCGGATACAAAATAGGCCCTCTTTTTGCCGATGACCCGATAACAGCGGAGAAAATCTTTCTGGCTCTCAAGGCCTCTATTCCATATGAAGCTGTGTATGTTATAGATGTTCCGGAACCAAATAAAAAAGCACTGGAAATTACCAGAAAATACGGAATGAATGTAGTATTCACAACTATCCGGATGTACAGCCAGGGAGAACCTGGTATAAACCTTGAAAAAGTTTACGGGAGCACGACTCTGGAACTAGGGTGA
- the rrp42 gene encoding exosome complex protein Rrp42, producing MKPMSEIIATLKKDYIYNLMIKGKRQDGRGFKDFRDIKLETNVISKAEGSAKVTLGDTQILVGVKLQPGTPFQDSHDEGVIITNLELNPIASPEFEPGPPREEAIEMARVVDRGIRESGAIDIKKLCISIGESVWIIYIDVHVLNDDGNVIDAACLAAIAALMTTIVPNEQQGIGADVPLAMKEVPVGVTLAKIGSKLMVDPSLDEEAVCETKLTVVSSLDGSIAGMQKMGPVPFTEAEVLEAIDMACEKAAEIRELYLEELVKKE from the coding sequence GTGAAACCGATGAGTGAAATTATTGCTACACTTAAGAAGGATTATATTTACAACCTTATGATTAAGGGAAAGCGCCAGGATGGGCGCGGATTTAAAGATTTCAGAGATATCAAGCTCGAAACGAATGTTATCTCGAAAGCCGAGGGCTCGGCAAAGGTAACCCTGGGAGATACCCAGATTCTTGTAGGAGTTAAGCTTCAGCCAGGAACTCCTTTTCAGGACTCTCACGATGAAGGCGTAATTATTACTAATCTGGAACTCAACCCTATTGCTTCCCCAGAGTTTGAGCCCGGCCCTCCCAGAGAAGAAGCAATCGAAATGGCAAGGGTTGTAGACAGGGGAATCAGGGAATCAGGCGCAATTGATATAAAGAAGCTTTGCATAAGCATTGGAGAATCCGTCTGGATCATCTATATAGATGTCCATGTACTCAATGATGACGGAAATGTCATTGATGCGGCCTGTCTCGCTGCTATTGCAGCCCTTATGACTACAATTGTCCCTAACGAGCAGCAGGGAATCGGTGCGGATGTACCCCTTGCAATGAAAGAGGTGCCTGTGGGTGTGACTCTTGCCAAGATAGGCTCAAAGCTTATGGTGGATCCGTCACTGGATGAGGAAGCTGTTTGTGAGACGAAATTAACGGTGGTCTCAAGTTTGGATGGGTCTATCGCAGGCATGCAAAAAATGGGCCCTGTTCCGTTCACAGAGGCTGAGGTGCTGGAAGCAATAGATATGGCATGCGAAAAGGCAGCCGAAATCAGGGAACTTTATCTGGAAGAACTGGTAAAGAAGGAATGA